One Amorphoplanes digitatis genomic window carries:
- a CDS encoding DNA cytosine methyltransferase: MSLRVYDEFSGVGGTSHGWSLIPGVSISAGANHMEDAIESFALHHPDAQVFQEDITKLPVDKMPYAEIFVASPACPAWTTANGVRREFDRANAEQPALFDLARPLTAAQVKRQEDYRRSRLLMREIPRYLAAMAERGHPVLAGMVENVIQVRLWHEWDAWLGEIRKLGYDTRVIAFNSMHAQPVRARRAPQSRNRAFVGYWHRSLGRTPDWDKWLRPAAWCPSCDRQVLAVQVWKKPGRDMGSYGTQYIYQCPQASCRGREVHPEVLPALAAIDPTLPGIRIGDRQQHGLDPLEEATLGRIRAGIRRYWMPLLVPVEGRDGKQAAPADLPLRTQTCRNETGYAVPPFLVPAGGTWRTRPHAGTEPMPARTTRECDGVAALPFITPMRGGGDRERARPITDPLSAVTASGNHHGLALPPLITRQNTARDDAAYLSTPATEPVRTVTAQGNTSVTFPSGHEQMLLVPYYGTATTAHPATEPVGTLPARDRYGLAHPDHRPAADRIDIDDVLFRMLEPHEIAAAMAFDPDYRTAARSKRAKVRLFGNAVTPPVAELIGSALVECITGEDLPRHATTARQASEAVR, encoded by the coding sequence ATGAGCCTGCGGGTCTACGACGAGTTCTCCGGTGTCGGCGGAACAAGCCACGGCTGGTCGCTGATCCCCGGAGTGTCCATCTCGGCCGGCGCCAACCACATGGAGGACGCGATCGAGTCGTTCGCGCTGCACCACCCGGACGCGCAGGTCTTCCAGGAGGACATCACCAAGCTGCCGGTCGACAAGATGCCGTATGCGGAGATCTTCGTCGCGTCCCCGGCCTGCCCGGCGTGGACGACCGCGAACGGCGTGCGCCGCGAGTTCGACCGGGCCAACGCCGAACAACCGGCCCTGTTCGACCTCGCCCGCCCGCTGACCGCCGCGCAGGTCAAGCGGCAGGAGGACTACCGCCGTTCCCGGCTGCTCATGCGCGAGATTCCCCGCTACCTGGCGGCGATGGCCGAGCGGGGACACCCGGTGCTGGCCGGGATGGTGGAGAACGTCATCCAGGTCCGGCTGTGGCATGAGTGGGACGCCTGGCTCGGCGAGATCCGCAAGCTCGGCTACGACACGCGGGTCATCGCGTTCAACTCGATGCACGCCCAACCGGTCCGGGCACGCCGCGCACCGCAGTCGCGGAACCGGGCGTTCGTCGGCTACTGGCACCGCAGCCTGGGCCGTACCCCGGACTGGGACAAGTGGCTACGCCCGGCCGCGTGGTGCCCGTCCTGCGACCGGCAAGTCCTTGCGGTCCAGGTATGGAAGAAGCCGGGCCGTGACATGGGCAGCTACGGCACCCAGTACATCTACCAGTGCCCGCAAGCCTCCTGCCGGGGCCGCGAGGTACACCCCGAGGTGCTACCCGCCTTGGCCGCCATCGACCCGACCCTGCCGGGGATCCGGATCGGCGACCGGCAACAGCACGGACTCGACCCGCTCGAAGAGGCCACTCTGGGCCGGATCCGGGCCGGGATCCGCCGCTACTGGATGCCGCTGCTGGTGCCGGTGGAAGGACGCGACGGCAAACAGGCCGCCCCCGCCGACCTGCCGCTACGCACCCAGACCTGCCGCAACGAGACCGGATACGCGGTGCCGCCGTTCCTCGTCCCGGCCGGCGGGACCTGGCGTACCCGCCCGCACGCCGGGACCGAGCCGATGCCCGCCCGGACCACACGCGAATGCGACGGCGTGGCCGCCCTGCCGTTCATCACCCCGATGCGCGGCGGCGGCGACCGCGAACGCGCCCGCCCGATCACCGACCCGCTCTCCGCGGTGACCGCGTCGGGTAACCACCACGGCCTCGCCCTGCCACCCCTGATCACCCGGCAGAACACCGCCCGCGACGACGCCGCGTACCTGTCGACCCCCGCCACAGAACCCGTCCGCACCGTCACGGCGCAAGGCAACACATCGGTGACGTTCCCCTCGGGACACGAGCAAATGCTGCTCGTGCCCTACTACGGCACCGCCACCACGGCCCACCCGGCGACCGAACCGGTCGGCACGCTGCCCGCCCGCGACCGGTACGGCCTGGCCCACCCCGACCACCGGCCCGCGGCCGACCGGATCGACATCGACGACGTGCTGTTCCGCATGCTCGAACCCCACGAGATCGCCGCCGCGATGGCCTTCGACCCCGACTACCGCACCGCCGCCCGCTCCAAGCGCGCCAAGGTCCGCCTGTTCGGCAACGCCGTCACCCCACCCGTGGCAGAACTGATCGGCTCCGCCCTGGTCGAGTGCATCACCGGCGAAGACCTGCCCAGGCACGCAACCACCGCCCGCCAGGCGTCGGAGGCGGTCCGATGA
- a CDS encoding (Fe-S)-binding protein — protein sequence MVDAPRDVLGPVAGEPAFDDHRPPRLDIVNDCVHCGFCLTTCPTYVLWGEEMDSPRGRIHLMKQGLDGEPMTDSMVRHVDACLGCMACVTACPSGVRYDSLIEDTRAQVERRHPRKGRDRALREAIFALFPYPRRLRLLRGPLRAYQVSGLQRLVARSGLLERLAPTLATLDSLAPRLRRVPRPPGRVPARGPRRAVVGMLTGCVQDAFFPDVNSATVRVLAAEGCDVVIPPGQGCCGALSVHNGREEQARGFARALIDRFERAGVEYVVVNAAGCGSSMKEYAELLRDDPYAERAAAFAAKVRDLSELLAALGPVARRHPLPLTVAYHDACHLAHAQGVRAQPRALLGGIPGLEVREIADPEICCGSAGVWNILNPGPAAELGDRKAGNVLATGASLLVTANPGCLMQVAAAVRRQGGAIALAHTAQVLDASIRGLPASALLTPAG from the coding sequence ATGGTCGACGCGCCGCGCGACGTGCTGGGGCCGGTCGCCGGCGAACCCGCCTTCGACGATCATCGCCCGCCCCGGCTCGACATCGTCAACGACTGCGTGCACTGCGGCTTCTGCCTGACCACCTGCCCCACGTACGTGTTGTGGGGCGAGGAGATGGACTCGCCGCGCGGCCGGATCCACCTGATGAAGCAGGGCCTGGACGGCGAGCCGATGACCGACTCGATGGTCCGGCACGTCGACGCCTGCCTGGGCTGCATGGCCTGCGTGACGGCCTGCCCGTCGGGGGTGCGCTACGACTCCCTGATCGAGGACACCCGGGCGCAGGTGGAGCGGCGGCATCCCCGCAAAGGCCGTGACCGGGCGCTGCGGGAGGCGATCTTCGCGCTGTTCCCGTACCCGCGCAGGTTGCGCCTGTTGCGGGGCCCGCTGCGCGCGTACCAGGTGAGCGGGTTGCAGCGGCTGGTCGCCCGCAGCGGCCTGCTGGAGCGCCTCGCGCCGACGCTGGCCACCCTGGACTCGCTGGCGCCGCGGCTGCGGCGGGTGCCGAGGCCGCCGGGCCGGGTGCCGGCCCGCGGGCCGCGCCGCGCGGTCGTGGGGATGCTGACCGGCTGCGTGCAGGACGCGTTCTTCCCGGACGTGAACTCGGCGACCGTCCGGGTGCTGGCGGCCGAGGGCTGCGACGTGGTGATCCCGCCCGGGCAGGGCTGCTGCGGCGCGCTGAGCGTCCACAACGGGCGCGAGGAGCAGGCGCGGGGCTTCGCCCGGGCACTCATCGACCGCTTCGAGCGGGCCGGCGTCGAGTACGTGGTCGTCAACGCGGCGGGCTGCGGCTCGTCGATGAAGGAGTACGCGGAGCTGCTGCGCGACGACCCGTACGCCGAGCGGGCGGCCGCCTTCGCCGCGAAGGTCCGCGACCTGTCGGAGCTCCTGGCCGCGCTGGGCCCGGTGGCCCGCCGCCACCCGCTGCCGCTGACCGTGGCGTACCACGACGCCTGCCACCTCGCGCACGCACAGGGCGTACGGGCGCAGCCCCGCGCGCTGCTGGGCGGCATTCCCGGCCTGGAGGTCCGCGAGATCGCGGACCCGGAGATCTGCTGCGGCTCGGCGGGCGTCTGGAACATCCTGAACCCGGGCCCGGCCGCGGAGCTCGGCGACCGCAAGGCGGGCAACGTGCTGGCCACCGGCGCGAGCCTGCTGGTGACGGCGAACCCGGGCTGCCTGATGCAGGTGGCCGCCGCGGTGCGCCGCCAGGGCGGCGCGATCGCGCTCGCGCACACGGCCCAGGTGCTGGACGCGTCGATCCGCGGCCTGCCGGCGTCGGCGCTGCTCACGCCGGCCGGGTAG
- a CDS encoding DUF6197 family protein — protein MQNAREAQALEEATPGEAPGTVARVLRSAAQYLERHGWIQGAYYDATSGSFTPPACLVGAIGMVCYGGPVDAPAQHFDDPGFLDFEEAVLHLDRYLLAEDGSESYEFNDARGRRVEDVCRVLRDAASRSADELIDALRAIDAKNADMAAIAALLTPCGIWGETATAVPSQGGDVE, from the coding sequence ATGCAGAACGCACGCGAGGCGCAGGCGCTGGAGGAAGCCACCCCGGGTGAGGCACCCGGCACGGTCGCACGCGTCCTGCGCTCCGCCGCCCAGTATCTGGAGCGGCACGGCTGGATCCAGGGCGCCTACTACGACGCCACGTCGGGTAGCTTCACGCCGCCCGCGTGCCTGGTCGGCGCGATCGGCATGGTCTGCTACGGCGGCCCGGTCGACGCCCCGGCGCAACACTTCGACGACCCCGGCTTCCTGGACTTCGAAGAGGCCGTGCTGCACCTCGACCGGTACCTGCTGGCCGAGGACGGCAGCGAGTCGTATGAGTTCAACGACGCCCGCGGTCGTCGGGTCGAGGACGTCTGTCGCGTGCTGCGCGACGCGGCGTCACGATCGGCCGACGAGCTGATCGACGCCCTCCGGGCCATCGACGCGAAAAACGCCGACATGGCTGCGATCGCCGCGCTGCTCACGCCCTGCGGCATCTGGGGCGAGACCGCGACCGCCGTGCCCTCGCAGGGCGGTGACGTCGAATGA
- a CDS encoding FAD-linked oxidase C-terminal domain-containing protein codes for MTVLDRLADVLRSGLGPGRVISDRQELRTYECDGLAHYKVTPGLVVLPRDAAECARTVRACVEANVPFVARGSGTGLSGGALPHADGVLIVTSKMRAIVEVAPDDERAVVEPGVINLHVTHAATPAGYYYAPDPSSQQICSIGGNVAENSGGAHCLKYGFTANHVIGAQVVTPAGDLVELGGRAPDSPGYDLLGAFVGSEGTLGIATRVTVRLTRLPESVRTLLAAFETTDQAGAATSAIIAAGVVPAAVEMMDALAIEAAEAAVACGYPAGAGAVLIVELDGPLAEVEAQFAQVTALCEGNGAFELRIAADPAERALFWKGRKSAFAAVGRISPDYIVQDGVIPRTALPEVLHRIGEVSRAHGVRVANVFHAGDGNLHPLVLFDDAVPGQAERAEEVSGAIIDLCIEYGGSITGEHGVGMDKAKYMPRMFTDDDLETMQLLRCAFDPAGLANPGKIFPTPRLCGEVPRRHKADEPRPAELF; via the coding sequence ATGACCGTGCTTGACCGTCTAGCCGACGTGCTGCGCTCCGGGCTGGGCCCCGGCCGGGTGATCAGCGACCGGCAGGAGCTGCGCACCTACGAATGTGACGGCCTGGCCCACTACAAAGTCACCCCCGGCCTGGTGGTGCTGCCCCGCGACGCCGCCGAGTGCGCGCGGACGGTCCGGGCCTGCGTCGAGGCGAACGTGCCGTTCGTGGCGCGCGGCTCCGGCACCGGGCTCTCCGGCGGCGCCCTGCCGCACGCGGACGGTGTGCTGATCGTGACGTCGAAGATGCGCGCCATCGTCGAGGTGGCGCCCGACGACGAGCGCGCGGTGGTCGAGCCCGGCGTGATCAACCTGCACGTCACCCACGCCGCGACCCCGGCCGGCTACTACTACGCCCCCGACCCGTCCAGCCAGCAGATCTGCTCGATCGGCGGCAACGTCGCGGAGAACTCCGGCGGCGCGCACTGCCTCAAGTACGGCTTCACCGCCAACCACGTGATCGGGGCGCAGGTCGTCACGCCCGCCGGCGACCTCGTCGAGCTGGGCGGCCGGGCACCCGACTCACCCGGCTACGACCTGCTCGGCGCGTTCGTCGGCTCCGAGGGCACGCTGGGCATCGCGACCCGGGTGACCGTGCGCCTGACCCGGCTGCCGGAGTCCGTGCGCACGCTGCTCGCCGCCTTCGAGACCACCGACCAGGCCGGCGCGGCCACCTCGGCGATCATCGCCGCCGGTGTGGTCCCGGCGGCGGTCGAGATGATGGACGCCCTCGCCATCGAGGCCGCCGAGGCGGCCGTCGCCTGCGGCTACCCGGCCGGTGCCGGCGCCGTGCTGATCGTCGAGCTGGACGGGCCGCTGGCCGAGGTAGAGGCGCAGTTCGCGCAGGTCACCGCGCTGTGCGAGGGCAACGGCGCGTTCGAGCTGCGTATCGCGGCCGACCCGGCCGAGCGGGCACTGTTCTGGAAGGGGCGCAAGTCGGCGTTCGCCGCGGTCGGCCGGATCAGCCCGGACTACATCGTGCAGGACGGGGTCATCCCGCGGACGGCGCTGCCGGAGGTGCTGCACCGCATCGGCGAGGTCTCCCGCGCGCACGGCGTGCGGGTCGCGAACGTCTTCCACGCCGGCGACGGCAACCTGCACCCGCTCGTGCTCTTCGACGACGCCGTGCCCGGGCAGGCCGAGCGCGCCGAGGAGGTGTCCGGCGCGATCATCGACCTGTGCATCGAGTACGGCGGCTCGATCACCGGCGAGCACGGCGTCGGCATGGACAAGGCGAAGTACATGCCGCGGATGTTCACCGACGACGACCTCGAGACCATGCAGCTGCTGCGCTGCGCGTTCGACCCCGCCGGGCTGGCCAACCCCGGCAAGATATTCCCGACGCCCCGGCTCTGCGGCGAGGTGCCCCGGCGGCACAAGGCGGACGAGCCGCGCCCGGCGGAGCTCTTCTGA
- a CDS encoding FAD-binding oxidoreductase, whose translation MALWTAATEADTVGGVPARFVAAPADTAQAAEVLRAAAADDLAVVVRGGGSKLDWGMPPRRLDLIVDTRNLTGVVEHAAGDLIVVVRAGTPLAGLDLGDQQLALDPVRAGATVGGTVAANTSGPRRLGYGTVRDLLIGITVVRPGGMVARAGGKVVKNVAGYDLGKLFTGSYGTLGLITECAFRLHPRPAAHALVVRTAPAGQIGALLAAVRAEQVVPAAVEIDAPAEGPVTLAVLVEGTAAGVRDRAATLEKALGGQATDEFPPWWGAYPWTGAGMKLTAPLSRVPDLLSHGVALRGSAGTGVLYADVPVDAAPAVVERLRAAAIRAGGHGVVLTAPPRVREQVDMWGPVPGLELMRRVKDQFDPGHLFAPGRFVGGI comes from the coding sequence ATGGCGCTCTGGACGGCGGCGACCGAGGCGGACACGGTCGGCGGGGTGCCGGCCCGGTTCGTCGCGGCCCCGGCCGACACCGCGCAGGCCGCCGAGGTGCTGCGGGCGGCCGCCGCGGACGATCTCGCGGTCGTGGTGCGCGGCGGCGGCAGCAAGCTGGACTGGGGCATGCCGCCGCGGCGCCTCGACCTGATCGTGGACACCCGCAACCTGACCGGCGTGGTCGAGCACGCCGCCGGTGACCTGATCGTCGTCGTCCGGGCCGGCACACCCCTGGCCGGGCTCGACCTGGGCGATCAGCAGCTCGCCCTGGACCCGGTCCGGGCGGGCGCGACCGTCGGCGGCACGGTCGCGGCCAACACCAGCGGGCCGCGGCGCCTGGGCTACGGCACCGTCCGCGACCTGCTGATCGGCATCACGGTGGTCCGGCCCGGCGGGATGGTCGCGCGGGCGGGCGGCAAGGTCGTGAAGAACGTCGCCGGGTACGACCTGGGCAAGCTCTTCACCGGCTCGTACGGCACGCTCGGGCTGATCACCGAGTGCGCGTTCCGGCTGCACCCGCGCCCGGCCGCGCACGCGCTGGTGGTCCGCACCGCGCCGGCGGGGCAGATCGGCGCACTGCTGGCCGCCGTCCGCGCCGAGCAGGTGGTGCCGGCGGCGGTCGAGATAGACGCGCCCGCCGAGGGCCCGGTGACGCTCGCGGTGCTGGTGGAGGGCACCGCCGCGGGGGTACGGGACCGGGCGGCCACCCTCGAGAAGGCGCTCGGCGGCCAGGCAACCGACGAGTTCCCGCCGTGGTGGGGCGCGTACCCGTGGACCGGGGCCGGGATGAAGCTGACCGCGCCGCTGTCGCGGGTGCCGGACCTGCTCTCCCACGGCGTCGCGCTGCGCGGCTCGGCCGGCACCGGCGTCCTGTACGCCGACGTGCCCGTCGACGCCGCGCCGGCCGTCGTCGAGCGGCTGCGGGCGGCGGCGATCCGCGCCGGCGGCCACGGCGTGGTGCTCACCGCTCCGCCGCGGGTGCGTGAGCAGGTCGACATGTGGGGCCCGGTGCCGGGCCTCGAGCTGATGCGGCGGGTGAAGGACCAGTTCGATCCGGGACACCTGTTCGCACCGGGCCGTTTCGTGGGAGGGATCTGA
- a CDS encoding asparaginase — MNSAHRDRVALYSLGGTIAMTPQPSGGVAPALSASELLGAIPGLAETGIQVDVHDFRRLPGASLTFHDLIELAHHIDRQISDGVDGVVVTQGTDTIEETAYLLDLLHTADAPIIVTGAMRSATAASADGPANLLAALRVAASPSARRLGCLVVFADEIHAARYVRKTHASSLTAFTSRPGPIGYVAEDEAHILLRPEPGPKPTIVDQDRLPRVAVVPAILSDDGHLLGTVAERVDGLVVAAFGVGHVPAAWVPTLAETAARIPVVLASRTGAGSVHTNTYGFPGSEKDLLARGLISAGALDPYKARILLSLLLAGNASRADIATAFTQA, encoded by the coding sequence GTGAACTCAGCGCACCGCGACCGGGTGGCCCTGTACTCGCTCGGCGGCACGATCGCGATGACGCCGCAGCCCAGTGGGGGAGTAGCCCCGGCCCTCTCCGCCAGCGAGCTGCTCGGGGCAATACCGGGGCTCGCGGAGACAGGCATCCAGGTCGACGTGCACGACTTCCGTCGGCTGCCCGGCGCCTCTCTCACATTTCACGACCTCATAGAGCTCGCCCACCATATTGACCGCCAGATCAGCGATGGTGTGGACGGAGTCGTCGTCACCCAGGGCACCGACACCATCGAAGAAACCGCCTACCTGCTCGACCTGCTGCACACCGCCGACGCCCCCATCATCGTCACCGGCGCGATGCGCAGCGCGACCGCCGCCAGCGCAGACGGCCCGGCGAACCTACTCGCAGCTCTCCGAGTGGCGGCCAGCCCGAGCGCCCGCCGTCTGGGCTGCCTTGTCGTCTTCGCCGACGAGATCCATGCAGCCAGGTACGTCCGCAAGACCCATGCGAGCAGCCTCACGGCCTTCACGTCACGGCCCGGGCCCATCGGCTACGTCGCTGAAGACGAGGCCCACATTCTCCTGCGACCCGAGCCTGGCCCGAAGCCGACCATCGTCGATCAGGATCGGCTGCCGCGGGTGGCGGTCGTCCCAGCCATCCTCAGCGACGATGGACACCTGTTGGGCACCGTGGCCGAGCGAGTCGATGGACTGGTCGTGGCCGCGTTCGGCGTTGGCCACGTCCCAGCCGCGTGGGTGCCGACGCTTGCCGAAACCGCGGCCCGGATCCCCGTCGTCCTGGCGTCCCGCACCGGTGCCGGATCAGTACATACCAACACCTACGGGTTCCCCGGGTCAGAGAAGGATCTCCTTGCCCGAGGGCTCATCTCCGCCGGCGCCCTCGACCCGTACAAAGCCCGCATCCTGCTGAGCCTGCTGCTGGCCGGAAACGCCAGCCGCGCCGACATCGCCACCGCTTTCACGCAGGCTTAA
- a CDS encoding GIY-YIG nuclease family protein yields MRAGRLLYFRAVLTTTDVSLTPLSGGTDDLSSIEDALLRPAHLVSSSEVLGRSCPVPAAAGVYAWYFAPPPTSVPIDGCHTVDGWTLLYVGISPKAPPSNGTQPSRQTIRKRIRYHYRGNAYGSTLRLTLGCLLATELDIQLRRVGSGTRMTFGPMGERRLTDWMAGHARVAWVTTAEPWTAEATMIKQRVLPLNLDQNRHCAFHQHLSAARADQRAGARSLPVLTATPARQ; encoded by the coding sequence ATGAGGGCGGGTCGGTTGCTGTACTTCCGTGCTGTACTCACCACCACAGACGTTAGCCTGACCCCTCTATCGGGAGGGACGGACGACTTGTCGAGCATAGAAGACGCCCTGTTGCGGCCGGCCCACCTTGTGAGTTCCTCGGAAGTGCTGGGCCGCAGCTGTCCAGTGCCAGCAGCAGCCGGTGTGTACGCCTGGTACTTCGCCCCACCTCCGACCAGCGTGCCGATTGACGGCTGTCACACGGTCGACGGATGGACGCTCCTTTATGTCGGCATCTCGCCAAAGGCGCCTCCATCTAACGGTACTCAGCCCAGCCGACAGACCATTCGGAAGAGGATTCGGTACCACTACCGAGGCAACGCCTACGGCTCGACACTCCGTCTGACACTTGGATGTCTGCTGGCGACCGAGCTAGACATTCAGCTACGCCGGGTGGGGAGCGGAACCCGTATGACCTTCGGACCTATGGGAGAGCGCCGGCTGACAGACTGGATGGCCGGCCACGCACGCGTGGCATGGGTCACGACGGCGGAGCCCTGGACTGCCGAGGCGACAATGATCAAGCAACGGGTGCTGCCTTTGAACCTCGATCAGAATCGGCATTGCGCGTTCCACCAACATCTCTCGGCAGCGCGCGCCGACCAACGTGCAGGTGCCCGCAGTCTTCCCGTGCTGACGGCGACGCCTGCCCGACAGTGA
- a CDS encoding DUF4031 domain-containing protein: MTVYVDNYRCPTTVGRLTGRWSHLTADTPEELQTFAARLGLRLAWFQARCRYATCPAPDGVCVHFHYDVVDIMRTRAIQAGAIPIDIRDFGQLIRIRRLARQRMSEAAR, translated from the coding sequence GTGACCGTGTACGTCGACAACTACCGCTGCCCTACTACGGTCGGCCGCCTCACCGGCCGCTGGTCCCACCTCACCGCCGACACCCCCGAAGAACTACAAACCTTCGCCGCACGGCTCGGCCTGCGCCTGGCCTGGTTCCAGGCCCGCTGCCGCTATGCCACCTGCCCTGCCCCTGACGGCGTCTGCGTGCACTTCCACTACGACGTCGTCGACATCATGCGCACCCGCGCCATTCAGGCCGGCGCGATCCCGATCGACATCCGCGACTTCGGCCAGCTCATCAGGATCCGCCGGCTTGCCCGGCAGCGAATGTCGGAGGCTGCGCGATGA
- a CDS encoding PPC domain-containing DNA-binding protein, with amino-acid sequence MHSAELTIGRTLGVTFDPGEDFFPTLSTFCRTRNIRQGYIPMFLAALSEATIVGACDKIDDPNAPVWSRVHLTNVEAFGCGTIAYDHERDDIVPHIHTTLGEKARSATGYTSHLLSARVQFLVEMLVVEVISPSMTRPANPELYDIPLLTFDHPGPR; translated from the coding sequence GTGCACAGTGCCGAGTTGACCATCGGCCGTACCCTCGGCGTCACTTTCGACCCCGGCGAAGACTTCTTTCCCACGCTGTCGACGTTCTGCAGGACACGGAACATCCGGCAGGGTTACATCCCGATGTTCCTCGCCGCCCTCAGCGAAGCCACGATCGTGGGCGCATGCGACAAGATCGACGACCCCAACGCCCCAGTGTGGAGCCGCGTCCATCTGACCAACGTCGAGGCATTCGGGTGCGGGACCATCGCTTATGACCATGAACGCGACGACATCGTCCCGCACATTCACACCACACTGGGCGAGAAGGCCCGCTCCGCGACTGGTTACACCAGCCACCTCCTTTCCGCAAGGGTGCAATTCCTCGTCGAAATGTTGGTCGTCGAAGTCATCAGCCCCAGCATGACCCGCCCGGCCAACCCGGAGCTGTACGACATTCCCTTGTTGACGTTCGACCACCCAGGGCCGCGGTAG